The Torulaspora delbrueckii CBS 1146 chromosome 1, complete genome DNA segment CCTGAACTGGTCTCGTGAAGCCATTGAGAGAGGTGATGCACATTTCAAAGTCGGTGGGACTAAACTATATTTTCCCAAGGCAAGAGTTATTCTATTGAGACCCAATGCTAAGCACACTCCCTATCAGGCTAAATTTATCGTGCCTAAgtccttcaacaaactgGATTTAAGAGACTACTTATTCCACATCTATGGTTTAAGAGCAATGAACGTCACTACACAACTGTTACATGGTAAATACACCCGAGCAAACATCGCTTCTCCACGTTATAGAAGTCCCCAGGTTAAGAAGATGACTATCGATATGGCTGAACCGTTTATCTGGCCCGAAGAACCAAAACCAGAAGAAAACGGACTGTGGGATAGCACTTTCAACAAAAACAGAAATTTGTACCGTGAAGACGTATACCGCCCAGGCTCCGACCAATTCAAACCCTCGAAGGCATTTGACGGTGCCGTTGGTCCATTCAAACCAGTCGCACAACCTTTTATTCCAAAATTCCTGGGCAGAGAACTAAGAAATAGAAAGCAAAAATACCACGATAAACAAGCAAGAATGAATCAACTCATCAAGCTAGACAAGCATGGCGCTTCGCCTTAGAAAACTTGTACACTTGTAAATATTtttataatttttcacaatACGAACTAAACATGAAAAAGCTACTCAACATGATCCTTCTTAGAATCTAACAAGATATCTTCAAGCATATCATAGCCTTCAGAGAACCTAACGGGATCCACTCTAGGGGCGCCTGCACCCCTCGAGTGTAAGTAACCGCCCATCAAACGTGCCAAACCTACAACTTTTTCTTGCAACTCATTAAAACAACTCTCCAGATAATGCGTATCCGGAGACCTACAGGCTAATGAGACCCAaaactttgtaaattcGCCAAACACAAACACACCTTCATCCGAGTCACTACTAGTGGCTGCGTAACGCAGCCATTTAGTCCACGAAACACTTGGATCATTAAGCTTACTCATCAAGAACACATACTTCCCGTCTTGGGTCTGCAGAAACAGCGTGAAGTCTCGCACAACCTCCGCGGTGAGCACACTACTGCCCACCACAGCCAACAATCCGCTAAAGGGTAGGTTGTTCAAGATACCACGGACAACAGCTCCTGGGAGCAACCCAAAGACCATACCATACAGCGACCAGTACTTGAGTTGCAAAACAAGAGTCGATAAGCTAGCAGAGCTCTCGCGGCGACCAACCACAGCCAACGTCTCAAGTGTAATCACCAGCGGAACCACAACAGACACCAGATACAGCAACAACGACCAAACCATCATACCGAGAGTTTGCAGTTTGATCCATTACAGAGTAGCCTTCCTTCCTTGCTTGCTCATCGAGATGAGAAAAGCGACTAAATCACTTTCCGCGGAAAGCGGCGAGGCGCTAATATCCACGGAGCTGGTGGACGCATCGCCATAGTTAAGAGTCATTTCGAAAAGCTGAAGGATGCGGCCGTAAGACGAGTCAATGGGCATCTTTCGGGGATCTAGTCGTTTAATGCGAGAGGCTGTCCGCTCATGCTCCGCGGAAGAAGGATGTGTCCCCCATTGTTAGAAACTTAACGCTTATTTaagagagaagagatcGGCTTTTACTGATGAGAGAGGGTTCTTCTCTAGGAGGTCAGCGACCATGAGTGTTGAAGAAGCGAATGATACGtcttctgcttcatcgAGTGTTCCCGCGTACCATGGGTTTGACTCTAAAGCGCAGGAGCATGTTAAGCAGCTTGCTCGCACGTTGAGTCAACAGAGTGGGATCGATGTCAATGATGGAAAAGATGAGGATCGTGCTGCGGACGGGAATATGGCTGACCGGTATTCTATCTTCTCGAATATGTCGAAGTCTGGTGTGAATCCCGTTTTTGACTCCGAGGATGGACATTATGATGAGAGATTGGATCCTACTTCAGATCAATTTGTGAGTGCAGCTTGGATTAAGAATATGTCGTATTTGGCCCTGGCTGATCCCGATTATTACAAACCTTATTCTTTGGACTGTTGTTGGAAAGATTTGAGTGCTTCTGGTGCTTCTGCGGATGTTGCGTATCAGTCTACCATTATGAATTTGCCTCGTAAAGTTGTAAGCTCTGTTTGGAGGTCAATTGTTCCTGCAAAGGAAGCTAATACgttccaaattttgaaaccaaTGGATGGTATCATCAACCCTGGTGAATTACTTGTTGTGCTGGGAAGACCAGGTTCTGGTTGTACTACGCTTTTAAAATCGATTTCTGCGAATACTCACGGGTTTAAGGTCGGTAAGGAATCTCACATTGCTTACAAAGGTCTTTCGCCCGCAGATATTAACAAACATTTCCGTGGTGAAGTTGTTTACAACGCAGAAGCAGATATCCATTTACCACATTTGACAGTGTACCAGACGTTGTTGACAGTAGCTCGTCTAAGAACTCCACAGAACCGTATTAAAGGTGTTTCTAGAGAAGCCTGGGCGAACCACGTGACTGAGGTAGCCATGGCAACCTACGGTCTCTCACATACTAGAAACACCAAAGTCGGTAGTGAACTGGTTAGAGGTGTCTCTGGTGGTGAACGTAAGCGTGTTTCTATTGCAGAGGTGACTATTTGTGGGTCCAAGTTCCAATGTTGGGATAACGCTACTAGAGGGTTGGATTCTGCTACTGCACTTGAGTTTGTACGTGCTTTGAAAACTCAGGCTGATATT contains these protein-coding regions:
- the MRP20 gene encoding mitochondrial 54S ribosomal protein uL23m (similar to Saccharomyces cerevisiae MRP20 (YDR405W); ancestral locus Anc_5.498); translated protein: MTRVVSGRALSQVGLAGTRSLATVVEPKVRVSDQILNWSREAIERGDAHFKVGGTKLYFPKARVILLRPNAKHTPYQAKFIVPKSFNKLDLRDYLFHIYGLRAMNVTTQLLHGKYTRANIASPRYRSPQVKKMTIDMAEPFIWPEEPKPEENGLWDSTFNKNRNLYREDVYRPGSDQFKPSKAFDGAVGPFKPVAQPFIPKFLGRELRNRKQKYHDKQARMNQLIKLDKHGASP
- the ATG40 gene encoding Atg40p (similar to Saccharomyces cerevisiae YOR152C; ancestral locus Anc_5.499) → MMVWSLLLYLVSVVVPLVITLETLAVVGRRESSASLSTLVLQLKYWSLYGMVFGLLPGAVVRGILNNLPFSGLLAVVGSSVLTAEVVRDFTLFLQTQDGKYVFLMSKLNDPSVSWTKWLRYAATSSDSDEGVFVFGEFTKFWVSLACRSPDTHYLESCFNELQEKVVGLARLMGGYLHSRGAGAPRVDPVRFSEGYDMLEDILLDSKKDHVE